The following are encoded in a window of Mycoplasmopsis bovis PG45 genomic DNA:
- a CDS encoding ATP-binding protein yields the protein MEIKRDSYLNKIINKMNNGKVKVITGIRRSGKSYFLFNIFNKYLLSKGVNENNIIKISLDSIKDIALRNPLNLIKHIEQLLPSNSQQCYVLIDEIQYCEIIKNPYIENSKYTISFVDVLLELMKRENVDVYVTGSNSVMLSSEILTQFRDRSNQIHIHTLSFSEIYHLFENKKEALEHYLFYGGLPGVYNLKDQEEKREYLTNLFDELYIKDILERKSILKDKYILEILLNFISSTIGSLTNPSKLVNRFSSEMKIKISSNTVSNYLNYFKESFLISDCKRFNVKGGKIFESPLKYYFTDIGLRNARLDFNQYEPNHIMENLIYNELKRRGFNINVGIVEKFISNGDKRTRKSFEVDFVCQKPNVKYYIQSAYELPTKEKIEQETRSLYNIDDTFKKIVITYNNIIPWHDKKGVLYIGLIDFLLDGSYTDSVI from the coding sequence ATGGAAATTAAAAGAGACTCGTATTTAAACAAAATTATTAACAAAATGAATAATGGTAAAGTTAAAGTTATAACAGGTATTAGAAGGAGTGGAAAATCTTATTTTTTATTTAATATTTTTAACAAATATTTGCTTTCAAAAGGCGTTAATGAGAACAATATTATTAAGATTTCATTAGACAGCATTAAAGATATTGCACTTAGAAATCCATTAAACCTTATTAAACATATTGAACAACTATTACCAAGTAATTCACAGCAATGTTATGTTTTAATTGATGAAATTCAATATTGTGAAATTATCAAAAATCCTTATATTGAAAATAGTAAGTATACTATTTCATTTGTTGATGTTTTGTTAGAACTTATGAAAAGAGAAAATGTTGATGTTTATGTAACTGGAAGTAACTCTGTGATGTTATCAAGTGAGATATTGACACAATTTAGAGATAGATCCAATCAAATTCATATTCATACGTTATCTTTTTCTGAAATATATCATTTATTTGAAAATAAAAAAGAGGCACTAGAACATTACTTATTTTATGGCGGGCTTCCTGGTGTTTATAATTTAAAAGATCAAGAAGAAAAAAGAGAATATTTAACTAATTTATTCGATGAACTTTATATAAAAGATATATTAGAAAGAAAATCAATATTAAAAGATAAATACATTTTAGAAATTTTATTAAACTTCATTTCATCAACCATAGGTTCATTAACAAACCCTAGTAAATTAGTTAATAGATTCTCTTCTGAAATGAAGATAAAAATTTCCTCAAATACAGTAAGTAATTACTTAAATTATTTTAAAGAGTCTTTTTTGATTTCTGATTGTAAGAGATTTAATGTTAAGGGTGGAAAAATTTTTGAATCACCTTTAAAATATTACTTTACTGATATTGGTTTAAGAAACGCAAGATTAGATTTTAATCAATATGAACCAAATCATATAATGGAAAACTTAATTTATAATGAATTAAAGAGAAGGGGATTTAACATCAACGTTGGAATAGTTGAAAAATTTATATCTAATGGTGATAAAAGAACTAGAAAATCATTTGAAGTTGATTTTGTTTGCCAAAAACCAAATGTTAAATATTACATTCAATCTGCATATGAATTACCTACAAAAGAAAAAATAGAACAAGAAACAAGATCTTTGTACAATATTGACGACACATTCAAAAAAATAGTAATAACTTATAACAACATAATCCCTTGACATGATAAAAAAGGTGTCTTATACATTGGTTTAATAGACTTCTTATTAGATGGTTCATACACAGATTCTGTTATCTAA
- a CDS encoding variable surface lipoprotein, translating into MKSINKLLISAVSAISLAMPLVAASCGATKSSEQGSESKPSDTTKPSEQGSRSKPSDTDKPSEQGSGSKPSDTTKPSEQGSRSKPSEIDPIQNDTTNNQTPKMPNTVGDLFKELNKIRDQYYRFKGKLDSLIDKEKLNTIKPHFDYWFEKPDPNPDPDLNIDQDPDKLIKESGYDQIKKILEKRSNKDSKEYIEQ; encoded by the coding sequence ATGAAAAGCATCAATAAATTGCTAATATCTGCTGTTTCAGCTATTTCGCTAGCTATGCCACTAGTAGCTGCTTCATGTGGCGCAACCAAATCATCAGAACAAGGTTCAGAATCTAAACCGTCAGACACAACCAAACCATCAGAACAAGGTTCAAGATCTAAACCATCAGACACAGACAAACCATCAGAACAAGGTTCAGGATCTAAACCATCAGACACAACCAAACCATCAGAACAAGGTTCAAGATCTAAACCATCAGAGATAGACCCCATTCAAAATGATACAACTAATAATCAAACCCCAAAAATGCCAAATACTGTAGGAGATTTATTTAAGGAACTTAATAAAATAAGAGATCAATACTACAGATTTAAGGGAAAGTTAGATTCATTAATTGATAAAGAAAAATTAAATACGATAAAGCCACACTTTGATTACTGATTTGAAAAACCAGATCCAAATCCAGACCCAGATCTAAATATAGATCAAGACCCAGATAAATTAATTAAAGAATCTGGATATGATCAAATCAAAAAAATATTAGAAAAAAGGAGTAATAAAGACAGCAAAGAATATATAGAGCAGTAA
- a CDS encoding MIP family Ig-specific serine endopeptidase has translation MSKQKLLLIPMISSINSLVLLTSCSKIENTKITESISKNKPDSENNATIESNTNLNDNKDNKLINPTVQQNQTSLFKIIEPETIYKEIYDRTFALKFLTKLPGNEGILDNNQGTGWLLDYHKFKNANNKYKLFIATNLHVLSHFSNSLSKELNSKLNYYDSQSDKKILGVALGKTQKPVNDFNHVPNNKPSIDRAKNNSWNANYYGNTIPTGEHNRWENTSHKTTTTEAISSPKIVFAALDFMKKEAFSKYQDKLNEVVKEFGTRKLQEKSDYEYKHAWDDLNRVSNVPMMVDFGIFEIDVDLDKADETLKQWVKEAIDGVDKYLARLSKTAALPNQNKDVSKYLQTVDYVSAFKTQKHPNNLTKAKDVYIAGYPVDEKVAWWMQNNPSERYEMQDEKQNQSMKFDFSKFDPSKPFPILPHNFPFRRKPTEGFSENNVEEKITTITPTIFDSYWGRVLAAWYGFQYNVNFSSLYYGASGSLAYNEYGQMIGIYNGVSSNVKFGDLLKNGSIAPFLQSSNIEAGENTIYAYNLIDGTNKTQFGMQKNSFRENLRVIYPNGFEDGSKETKLFDKGY, from the coding sequence ATGAGTAAACAAAAATTATTATTAATTCCTATGATATCAAGCATTAACAGCTTAGTTTTATTAACTTCATGTTCTAAAATAGAAAATACTAAAATTACTGAATCAATAAGTAAAAATAAACCTGATAGTGAAAATAATGCAACTATAGAAAGTAATACAAACCTAAATGATAATAAAGATAATAAATTAATAAATCCTACAGTTCAACAAAACCAAACTAGTTTGTTTAAAATCATAGAGCCTGAGACTATTTATAAAGAAATTTATGATCGTACCTTTGCTTTGAAATTTCTTACAAAACTTCCTGGAAACGAAGGAATATTAGATAACAATCAAGGGACTGGGTGATTACTTGACTATCATAAATTTAAAAATGCTAATAATAAATATAAATTATTCATAGCAACAAACCTTCATGTTTTAAGTCATTTTAGTAATTCACTAAGTAAAGAGTTAAATAGTAAACTTAACTATTATGATTCTCAAAGCGATAAAAAAATTCTAGGTGTTGCTTTAGGCAAAACCCAAAAACCAGTAAACGATTTTAATCATGTTCCAAATAATAAGCCATCAATAGATAGAGCAAAAAATAATAGTTGAAATGCAAATTATTATGGTAATACTATCCCAACGGGAGAACATAATCGCTGAGAAAATACTTCACATAAAACCACTACAACAGAAGCAATTAGTAGCCCTAAAATAGTTTTTGCTGCCCTTGATTTTATGAAAAAAGAAGCATTTTCAAAATATCAAGACAAATTAAATGAAGTAGTTAAGGAATTTGGGACTAGAAAATTACAAGAAAAAAGTGATTATGAATATAAACATGCTTGGGATGATTTAAATAGAGTGTCTAATGTACCAATGATGGTAGATTTTGGAATTTTTGAAATTGATGTTGATCTTGATAAAGCAGATGAAACATTAAAACAATGAGTAAAAGAAGCTATAGATGGTGTAGATAAATATCTAGCAAGGTTATCAAAAACAGCTGCACTTCCAAACCAAAATAAAGATGTTTCTAAATATTTGCAAACAGTAGATTATGTATCTGCATTTAAAACGCAAAAACATCCTAATAATCTAACCAAGGCAAAGGATGTTTATATTGCTGGTTACCCTGTTGATGAAAAGGTTGCTTGATGAATGCAAAATAATCCATCTGAAAGATATGAAATGCAGGATGAGAAGCAAAATCAAAGTATGAAATTTGATTTTTCAAAATTTGATCCATCTAAACCTTTTCCAATACTACCGCATAATTTTCCATTTCGTCGCAAACCAACAGAAGGTTTCTCTGAAAATAATGTAGAAGAAAAAATTACTACAATTACTCCAACAATTTTTGATTCTTATTGAGGAAGAGTTTTAGCAGCCTGATATGGTTTTCAATATAATGTTAACTTTTCTTCTTTGTACTATGGTGCATCAGGGTCATTAGCTTATAATGAATACGGACAAATGATTGGAATTTATAATGGTGTTAGTTCAAATGTTAAATTTGGAGACTTACTAAAAAATGGTTCAATTGCACCATTTTTACAGTCAAGTAATATAGAGGCTGGTGAGAATACTATTTATGCATACAATCTAATTGATGGTACTAATAAAACTCAATTTGGCATGCAAAAGAACTCATTTAGAGAGAATTTAAGAGTAATTTATCCAAATGGATTTGAAGACGGTTCTAAGGAAACTAAGCTATTTGATAAAGGTTATTAA
- a CDS encoding BspA family leucine-rich repeat surface protein, which produces MKKDWLLIGGLAAVAVVPISITTTLLIKKNKQQNINQNKIEKLQDELKLLQSQIVNLEKDKTQMAQYADSLIYGFDIENYQLESLEAMLKLQAKFHELNSYVDELKNQISIKKQNVAELEKEIKRLRNELNHDRNVIRFEIQRLVTDEWANMKDEILQSHKVSDIVKHLNKRIKFTKLPYLIKTDSDKTIKSLKDATKNLILSFDGLDFELTLELKDVSFHLDSIEHKYEDSQETICKIIGYYKDESGKIAIKPFAKSTKKVPTRLPWFIESLKAAFKENKSSNIENLNEWNTSNVTDMSMMFEASKINQPIRFDTRNVITMYSMFYEAKHFNSPLNFDTRNVQNMKAMFYDALEFDQELKFNTKNVTDMSLMFSGASKFNKPLNFDTKNVKKMNSMFWGTNEFNQPINFNTQNVEDMEQMFSHAKAFNQILNFDTGNVTNMRGLLELAENFNSNLNFSDTQNVTTMEMMFNGAINFNKPINLNTKKVTNMKFMFNNAYKFNSPIKFDTNNVTNMYGMFYGALEFNQPLNFDTSNVENMGNMFYNAKKFNSELKFSNTRNVKDMSGMFCYAEAFNQPLDFDTRNLENIKWMFYDAKSFNSKLNFIDTSKIKNMQGAFQKASKFNQDISNWNIQAVTDFSDMFEGANAFKQDLSKWKSNPNWK; this is translated from the coding sequence ATGAAAAAAGATTGATTACTAATAGGCGGACTAGCAGCTGTGGCTGTAGTTCCTATTTCCATAACAACAACATTGCTTATTAAAAAAAATAAGCAACAAAATATTAATCAAAATAAGATTGAAAAATTACAAGACGAGCTTAAATTGCTACAAAGTCAGATAGTCAATTTAGAAAAAGATAAAACACAAATGGCTCAGTATGCAGATTCTCTAATTTATGGCTTTGATATAGAAAATTATCAGTTAGAAAGTCTAGAAGCAATGCTAAAATTGCAAGCTAAATTTCATGAATTGAATTCTTATGTTGATGAACTTAAAAATCAAATTAGTATTAAAAAACAAAATGTAGCAGAATTAGAAAAAGAAATTAAAAGATTACGTAATGAATTAAATCATGACCGTAATGTTATCAGGTTTGAAATTCAAAGGCTAGTAACTGATGAATGAGCTAATATGAAGGATGAGATTTTACAAAGTCATAAAGTTAGTGATATTGTGAAACATCTAAATAAAAGAATTAAATTTACTAAATTACCATATCTAATAAAAACTGATTCAGATAAAACAATTAAGTCTTTAAAAGATGCCACTAAAAACCTTATTTTAAGTTTTGATGGTTTAGATTTTGAACTAACATTAGAATTAAAAGATGTAAGCTTTCATCTAGACTCAATTGAGCATAAATATGAAGATAGTCAAGAAACTATTTGTAAAATAATTGGTTATTATAAAGATGAGTCTGGCAAAATAGCTATTAAACCTTTTGCAAAATCAACTAAGAAGGTTCCTACTAGATTGCCTTGATTTATAGAGTCATTAAAAGCAGCATTTAAAGAAAATAAATCATCAAACATAGAAAATCTTAATGAATGAAATACATCAAATGTTACAGATATGAGTATGATGTTTGAAGCAAGCAAAATTAATCAACCAATAAGATTTGATACAAGAAACGTTATTACTATGTATTCAATGTTTTATGAAGCAAAACATTTTAATTCCCCACTTAACTTTGATACAAGAAATGTGCAAAACATGAAGGCTATGTTTTATGATGCACTCGAATTTGACCAAGAACTAAAATTTAATACTAAAAATGTTACAGATATGTCTTTAATGTTTAGCGGGGCAAGTAAATTCAATAAACCGCTCAACTTTGATACAAAGAATGTTAAAAAAATGAACTCAATGTTTTGGGGAACAAATGAATTTAATCAACCGATTAACTTTAATACACAAAATGTTGAAGACATGGAACAAATGTTCTCTCATGCAAAAGCATTTAATCAAATATTAAATTTTGATACAGGCAATGTAACAAATATGAGAGGATTACTTGAATTAGCAGAGAACTTTAACTCTAATTTAAACTTTTCTGATACGCAAAATGTTACCACTATGGAAATGATGTTTAATGGAGCTATAAACTTTAACAAACCAATAAATCTCAATACAAAAAAAGTAACAAATATGAAATTTATGTTTAATAATGCATATAAATTTAACTCGCCTATTAAATTTGATACAAATAATGTTACTAATATGTATGGTATGTTCTATGGAGCACTTGAGTTTAATCAACCACTTAACTTTGATACAAGTAATGTTGAAAATATGGGCAATATGTTTTATAATGCAAAGAAATTCAACTCAGAGCTTAAATTTAGTAATACAAGAAATGTAAAAGATATGAGTGGTATGTTTTGTTATGCAGAAGCCTTTAATCAACCACTTGATTTTGATACAAGAAATTTAGAAAATATAAAATGAATGTTTTATGACGCAAAAAGTTTTAATTCAAAACTTAATTTTATAGATACAAGCAAAATTAAAAATATGCAAGGTGCATTTCAAAAAGCAAGTAAGTTTAACCAAGATATTAGTAACTGAAATATTCAAGCAGTAACTGACTTTTCCGATATGTTTGAAGGCGCTAATGCCTTTAAACAAGACCTTTCTAAATGAAAAAGTAACCCAAATTGAAAATAA
- a CDS encoding variable surface lipoprotein: protein MKKINKIFITLASIVSISSLPIVAAACDVEKTEEGMGENSGTKDQEDQTSPKDQKDQTPQKDHEEQTPPKNQKDQTPQKDQKDQTSPKDQKDQTPQKDHEEQTPPKNQKDQTPQKDQKDQTPPKNQKDQTPQKDHEEQTPPKNQKDQTPQKDHEEQTPPKNQKEQSTKKYRLPELKDFLDKNNNELFEIDEKKDEAKKELDVLVSEGALRISNGRIQHHRKNRKVGSRKNKKSKGGSSSNDVEHLKFSNKFKNSDNVNTHGKKENIGFNFGNRKKGIKISKNGNKIVLEWQLYFDNDGKATLDDNIYKQEIDLK, encoded by the coding sequence ATGAAAAAAATAAATAAGATATTTATAACTTTAGCTTCAATAGTATCAATTTCATCTCTACCAATAGTCGCTGCTGCATGTGATGTAGAGAAAACAGAAGAAGGTATGGGAGAAAACTCAGGCACAAAAGACCAAGAGGACCAAACTTCTCCAAAAGACCAAAAGGACCAAACTCCTCAAAAGGACCACGAAGAACAAACTCCTCCAAAAAACCAAAAGGATCAAACCCCTCAAAAGGACCAAAAGGACCAAACTTCTCCAAAAGACCAAAAGGACCAAACTCCTCAAAAGGACCACGAAGAACAAACTCCTCCAAAAAACCAAAAGGATCAAACCCCTCAAAAGGACCAAAAGGACCAAACTCCTCCAAAAAACCAAAAGGATCAAACCCCTCAAAAGGACCACGAAGAACAAACTCCTCCAAAAAACCAAAAGGATCAAACCCCTCAAAAGGACCACGAAGAACAAACTCCTCCAAAAAACCAAAAGGAACAAAGTACAAAAAAATATAGATTACCTGAACTAAAGGATTTTTTAGACAAAAATAACAATGAACTTTTTGAAATTGATGAAAAAAAAGATGAAGCAAAAAAAGAGCTAGATGTCTTAGTAAGTGAAGGTGCTCTAAGAATATCTAATGGTAGGATTCAACACCATAGAAAAAATAGAAAAGTAGGTAGTCGTAAAAATAAAAAAAGTAAAGGTGGAAGTTCTTCTAATGATGTAGAACATCTAAAATTTAGCAATAAATTCAAAAATTCAGATAATGTTAATACACATGGCAAAAAGGAAAACATTGGCTTTAATTTTGGTAACAGAAAAAAAGGTATCAAAATTAGTAAAAATGGTAACAAAATTGTGCTTGAATGGCAACTATATTTTGACAATGATGGTAAAGCTACTTTAGATGATAACATTTACAAACAAGAAATAGATTTAAAATAG
- a CDS encoding variable surface lipoprotein, translated as MKKTKKILLSLGLVVSAMSIPVVAASCKQQKAKNEDNKQENKKEKENKEIQQNKIALEKYKQKIAKEIKNLEEAIIKVKGTKFNETKFKKFMNKKPDSLKQMEQSVYLQYKEDLLEINAENFKYLVLWAEEEIKEFISHLSEELNELLKEKNDIKETDNNHEYINELVTELLDVFSEISDFSV; from the coding sequence ATGAAGAAAACAAAAAAGATCTTATTGTCACTAGGTTTAGTAGTATCTGCAATGTCAATTCCAGTAGTAGCTGCATCATGTAAGCAACAAAAAGCTAAAAATGAAGATAATAAACAAGAAAATAAAAAAGAAAAAGAAAATAAAGAAATACAACAAAACAAAATTGCTCTAGAAAAATATAAGCAAAAAATTGCTAAAGAAATAAAAAATTTAGAAGAAGCAATTATAAAAGTAAAAGGCACAAAATTTAATGAGACTAAATTTAAAAAATTTATGAACAAAAAACCAGATAGCCTCAAGCAAATGGAGCAATCAGTTTACTTACAATATAAAGAAGATTTATTAGAAATAAATGCAGAAAACTTTAAATATCTAGTGCTATGAGCAGAAGAAGAGATAAAGGAATTTATAAGTCATCTAAGTGAAGAATTAAATGAGTTATTAAAAGAAAAAAATGATATTAAAGAAACAGATAATAATCATGAATATATTAATGAGTTAGTAACTGAGCTACTTGATGTATTTAGTGAAATCTCAGATTTTAGTGTCTAA
- a CDS encoding IS30 family transposase, with product MNYTKNYNHLTYDERAFIEIQIKSGYSIRSIARQLNRSPSTVSRELKRNTAFSGSYQCKIAEQKALNRHSHKYLFKFTSNFEYAEFEKFFLEKFDKRFYGIVATARYIKQTFPNIASPSIRTIFNWIKTRKWKLKPRDRLRIFYKKGGKRTASVVSRLIGDSHYVYPIWARPKYIDLREEYGHWESDLIIGKRSNGYDNVLTLVERQTRMGFAVKIKSKSAFLVISKLKKIIQDHNLIVKSITIDNGIEFERMGLLGKWLNIKIFRAEPYASFQRGTNENWNGMIRRMFHKGFDFNSISQVQLDDVVNQINEMPRKILNWQKPIELFKLANDYGVVLN from the coding sequence ATGAATTATACTAAAAATTATAATCATCTAACATATGATGAACGTGCATTTATTGAAATTCAAATAAAATCTGGGTATTCTATTAGATCTATAGCTAGACAGTTAAACAGAAGTCCATCCACAGTAAGTCGCGAATTAAAACGCAACACTGCTTTTAGCGGTTCATATCAATGTAAAATAGCAGAGCAGAAAGCATTAAATAGGCATTCGCACAAATACTTGTTTAAATTTACGAGTAATTTTGAATATGCTGAATTTGAAAAATTTTTCTTAGAAAAATTCGATAAAAGATTTTACGGAATTGTTGCAACAGCTCGATACATTAAGCAAACTTTTCCAAATATTGCGTCTCCGTCGATAAGGACTATATTTAATTGGATTAAGACAAGAAAATGAAAATTGAAACCTAGAGACAGATTGAGAATTTTTTATAAAAAAGGCGGAAAAAGAACTGCATCAGTTGTCTCAAGATTAATTGGAGATTCTCACTATGTATATCCAATATGGGCAAGACCAAAATATATTGATTTAAGAGAAGAATATGGTCATTGAGAAAGTGACTTAATTATAGGCAAAAGATCGAATGGATATGATAATGTATTAACACTTGTTGAAAGGCAAACCAGAATGGGGTTTGCAGTTAAAATTAAATCAAAATCAGCTTTTTTGGTAATTTCAAAGCTTAAAAAAATAATCCAGGATCATAATTTAATTGTCAAATCTATAACAATTGATAACGGGATAGAATTCGAAAGAATGGGTTTATTAGGAAAATGACTAAATATTAAAATATTTAGAGCTGAACCGTATGCTTCATTTCAAAGGGGAACAAACGAAAATTGAAACGGAATGATTAGAAGAATGTTTCATAAAGGTTTTGATTTTAATTCTATCTCTCAAGTTCAACTGGATGATGTTGTAAATCAAATAAATGAAATGCCACGTAAAATTTTGAATTGGCAAAAACCAATTGAACTATTTAAGTTAGCTAATGACTATGGTGTCGTTTTAAATTAA
- a CDS encoding Mbov_0283/Mbov_0339 family surface lipoprotein — protein sequence MKRKLMLIGGGGLVFASSFPMTAASCDVKKKDVETSSSKKQGSKPNSESKSENQDSETNSQSKSEKEDSKPNSESKSENQDSETNSQSKSGKQDSETNGSSNELTKPSEKTQNDMPTENSGINDYLDKVMEYGKEASELITLLEERKEREEKVNELLKKPGLWKIVEELSSLYESSKYDLNAFKKEIEEVLKNPRDKNELSVKLKQYKGSSEEIKNAIKELKGFKRQK from the coding sequence ATGAAAAGAAAATTAATGTTAATAGGGGGGGGGGGCTTAGTTTTTGCTAGTTCTTTCCCAATGACAGCTGCTTCATGTGATGTAAAGAAAAAGGATGTTGAAACATCTAGCTCAAAAAAACAAGGTTCAAAACCCAACTCAGAATCTAAATCAGAAAATCAAGATTCAGAAACAAACTCACAATCTAAATCAGAAAAAGAAGATTCAAAACCCAACTCAGAATCTAAATCAGAAAATCAAGATTCAGAAACAAACTCACAATCTAAATCAGGAAAACAAGATTCAGAAACTAATGGCAGTAGTAATGAATTAACAAAACCTAGTGAAAAGACACAAAATGATATGCCAACAGAAAATTCTGGAATAAACGACTATTTAGATAAAGTTATGGAATACGGAAAAGAAGCATCAGAACTAATCACCCTATTAGAAGAGAGAAAAGAAAGGGAAGAAAAAGTTAATGAATTACTAAAGAAGCCTGGACTTTGAAAAATAGTAGAAGAATTATCAAGTTTATATGAAAGCTCAAAATATGATCTTAATGCATTTAAAAAGGAAATTGAGGAAGTTTTAAAAAATCCTAGAGATAAAAATGAACTATCAGTTAAACTAAAACAATATAAAGGATCCAGCGAGGAAATTAAAAACGCAATTAAGGAATTAAAAGGCTTTAAGAGACAAAAGTAG
- a CDS encoding transposase produces MAIPVEIRQVERPKNTVVKNYFGKFKVVKRTSKYVNGKAIPKDLAIVGEIVDYKFVPFETPVPVGTRSKKNQEKTDIKDYGNIAIFTKNSNDILEKLLTHFDSSTAYKLYVIAILRCAYPKAVNRDLKFYYETSFMSELFKKVDLSESLLPDFFEKTGRAYSNIHNFMLDRINEFKGKVQIIDGTLKSYNSDEVTFSQWSRKGKVKGSKDFTLLYTCDLYTKEPIYHRPYQGNMLDSTIFEDFLENVPSTGEILVADKGFRTKAITELLEQNKNVKYLLPLKRNTTLIRAEKLDENLAPVKIKDKQLLGSKKQIDGKFFYLFKDLEIAGKESVGNYQKHLKRNTFNIDEFNKNNQFFGVIVFESNVDLSLEDVYTLYDQRWEIEEMFNFYKNILELSKTRVHSEMKVYTTEFINYLSLIIATKVKNNLIRLNLHQNYSFRQIIEYLRSYKVEVINDTEWKKRKVLKYVQNLAELLEI; encoded by the coding sequence ATGGCAATTCCAGTTGAAATAAGACAAGTTGAAAGACCTAAAAACACAGTTGTAAAGAACTACTTCGGAAAATTTAAAGTTGTAAAAAGAACCAGCAAATATGTGAATGGAAAAGCAATTCCAAAAGATTTGGCAATTGTTGGCGAAATAGTAGATTACAAATTTGTTCCTTTTGAAACACCTGTCCCAGTAGGTACAAGATCTAAGAAAAATCAAGAAAAAACAGATATAAAAGACTATGGTAACATAGCAATTTTTACAAAAAATAGCAATGATATTTTGGAAAAATTACTAACACATTTTGATTCATCAACAGCTTACAAATTATATGTAATTGCTATTCTTAGATGTGCTTATCCAAAAGCCGTTAATCGTGATTTAAAGTTTTACTATGAAACTTCATTTATGTCTGAATTATTTAAAAAGGTTGATTTATCTGAATCATTATTACCAGACTTCTTTGAAAAAACTGGTAGAGCATATTCAAATATACATAACTTCATGTTAGATAGAATAAATGAGTTTAAAGGTAAAGTACAAATTATTGATGGCACACTTAAATCTTATAATTCAGATGAAGTAACTTTTTCTCAATGATCAAGAAAAGGCAAGGTTAAAGGTAGCAAAGATTTTACCTTACTTTACACTTGTGACTTATATACCAAAGAGCCAATTTATCACAGACCATACCAAGGAAATATGCTGGATTCGACTATTTTTGAGGACTTTTTGGAAAATGTACCTAGCACTGGGGAAATATTAGTTGCTGATAAAGGCTTTAGAACTAAAGCAATTACAGAGCTTTTAGAACAGAATAAAAATGTTAAGTATCTTTTGCCATTAAAGAGAAATACAACATTAATTAGAGCAGAAAAACTTGATGAAAATTTGGCTCCTGTAAAAATTAAAGATAAGCAATTACTAGGGTCTAAAAAGCAAATAGATGGAAAGTTTTTTTATCTATTTAAAGACTTAGAAATAGCTGGCAAAGAAAGTGTTGGAAACTATCAAAAACATCTAAAAAGAAATACATTTAACATTGATGAATTCAATAAAAATAATCAATTTTTTGGTGTCATTGTTTTTGAATCCAATGTTGACCTTTCATTAGAGGATGTATACACACTATATGATCAAAGATGAGAAATTGAAGAAATGTTTAACTTTTATAAAAATATTTTGGAACTATCAAAAACAAGAGTTCATTCAGAAATGAAAGTTTACACAACAGAGTTTATAAACTACTTGTCGCTAATAATTGCGACAAAAGTTAAGAACAATTTAATAAGACTAAATCTTCATCAAAACTACTCATTCAGACAGATTATAGAATATTTGAGAAGTTACAAAGTTGAAGTAATAAATGATACAGAATGAAAAAAACGCAAGGTGTTGAAATATGTTCAAAACCTTGCGGAATTGTTAGAAATATAG